A single genomic interval of Zobellia nedashkovskayae harbors:
- a CDS encoding COG2426 family protein, protein MIIDFVIAILWSISPFGEAKVGIPYGLLNGLNIYLVFVFCFAANVLVFPLMMFFLEKINRYFLKWDFYKKSAIYVARKAKVGSGDKIKRYGFWGLIFFVMIPFPGTGVYAGSIASYLFKIEKTKAFWANTIGIFLSSVIVWSATLASMKGMG, encoded by the coding sequence GTGATTATAGATTTTGTTATTGCCATATTATGGAGTATTTCTCCTTTCGGAGAAGCCAAGGTAGGCATACCTTATGGTCTGCTCAATGGCCTTAATATCTATTTGGTGTTTGTTTTTTGTTTTGCAGCTAACGTACTTGTCTTTCCTTTAATGATGTTCTTTCTTGAGAAGATAAATCGTTATTTCTTGAAATGGGATTTTTATAAAAAATCTGCCATATATGTTGCTCGAAAAGCAAAAGTAGGTTCGGGCGATAAAATAAAACGTTACGGATTTTGGGGTCTTATCTTTTTTGTGATGATTCCTTTTCCTGGCACAGGAGTATATGCAGGCAGCATAGCTTCCTATCTCTTCAAAATTGAAAAAACAAAGGCTTTTTGGGCCAACACTATTGGTATTTTCCTTTCTTCGGTAATTGTTTGGTCAGCTACTTTGGCCTCTATGAAAGGTATGGGCTAA
- a CDS encoding cupredoxin domain-containing protein encodes MKNIIAAVLLVFTVAFSANAQNEMSKKDVKTIALEQTPGEFTKKQLTVTPGTYVFEIANKGVGHDVGFVLVKKGEDISKPENHIQTAYVTEVVATGKTQLSKPTVLEAGEYVYFCPMNPTATDNTILVQ; translated from the coding sequence ATGAAAAATATAATAGCAGCAGTATTATTAGTATTTACGGTAGCATTTTCAGCAAATGCCCAAAACGAAATGAGCAAAAAAGATGTGAAAACAATTGCCTTAGAGCAGACTCCTGGTGAGTTTACTAAGAAGCAACTTACCGTTACTCCAGGTACTTATGTTTTTGAAATTGCGAACAAAGGTGTTGGTCATGATGTTGGTTTTGTTCTTGTAAAGAAAGGTGAAGATATTAGCAAGCCTGAAAACCACATTCAGACTGCCTATGTGACAGAAGTTGTTGCAACAGGTAAAACGCAATTATCTAAACCCACTGTATTGGAAGCTGGAGAGTATGTATATTTCTGTCCTATGAACCCAACTGCTACTGACAATACTATTCTTGTACAGTAA
- a CDS encoding carboxymuconolactone decarboxylase family protein → MSKFNVPTREEVSKTNQTIFDNLEKGVGFVPNLFATYAYSENALANYLALSNAKTSLNAKQKEVVNLAVSQVNECSYCLAAHTAIGKMNGFSDSEILELRAGKASFDNKLNALASFAKNVTENRGAADSSVVENFLNAGWTKENLVDTIVLVGDKTISNYLHKTTDVPVDFPEAAPLQAIIA, encoded by the coding sequence ATGAGCAAATTTAATGTACCCACAAGAGAAGAAGTAAGCAAAACCAATCAAACAATTTTTGACAACTTAGAAAAAGGTGTTGGATTTGTACCCAATCTTTTTGCTACTTACGCTTATTCAGAAAATGCGTTAGCTAATTATTTGGCACTTAGTAATGCCAAAACATCTTTGAACGCTAAACAAAAAGAAGTTGTAAACCTAGCAGTAAGCCAAGTGAACGAATGTAGCTACTGTCTTGCAGCGCACACAGCCATTGGTAAAATGAATGGTTTTAGCGATTCGGAAATTCTTGAGCTTAGAGCTGGGAAAGCATCTTTTGATAACAAACTAAACGCCCTGGCCAGTTTTGCTAAAAACGTAACAGAAAACCGTGGTGCAGCAGATAGTTCAGTGGTTGAAAACTTTTTAAATGCAGGATGGACAAAAGAAAACCTAGTAGATACTATTGTATTAGTAGGTGATAAGACTATCTCTAACTATTTACACAAAACTACTGATGTACCTGTAGATTTTCCAGAAGCAGCCCCATTACAGGCAATTATAGCATAA
- a CDS encoding helix-turn-helix domain-containing protein, with protein MKFEFNDTKLGSHLGFTNDIKKYQSQFSVSSGNIYMLWNRNQQPLALYIDGMAIELLPDQLVTTTYLQHVSYEKTELPLTAFHFNREFYCINDHDHEVSCNGILFFGTQDLPIISIPQEQKRKFDTLYEVFQDEFSTPDGIQGDMLQMLLKRLIIICTRLAKEQLIVKKLDNDQVEIIRKFNVLVDTHYKTKRKVSDYAKLLFKSPKTLSNLFSIYNQQSPQQIILTRLALEAKRLINFTDKQNQEIAYDLGFNDPAHFSRFFKKMTGVSPSQYRETAPIS; from the coding sequence ATGAAATTTGAGTTCAATGATACCAAGCTAGGCTCTCATTTAGGGTTCACCAATGATATTAAAAAGTACCAGAGTCAATTTTCAGTAAGTTCAGGAAACATTTATATGTTATGGAACAGAAACCAACAACCCCTTGCTTTATATATTGATGGGATGGCAATAGAATTATTGCCAGACCAGTTGGTTACTACCACTTATTTGCAACATGTTTCATATGAAAAAACGGAGTTGCCATTAACTGCTTTTCATTTTAACAGAGAATTTTATTGCATTAATGATCATGATCACGAAGTTTCTTGTAACGGCATCCTATTTTTCGGAACCCAAGATCTTCCTATTATATCTATCCCCCAAGAACAAAAACGCAAGTTTGACACCCTTTATGAGGTATTTCAGGACGAGTTTTCCACTCCCGATGGCATTCAAGGAGATATGCTTCAAATGCTATTAAAACGATTAATTATCATTTGCACTCGTTTAGCCAAGGAACAACTCATTGTTAAAAAATTGGATAATGATCAAGTTGAAATCATCCGGAAATTTAATGTCCTTGTGGACACACACTATAAGACCAAAAGAAAAGTAAGCGATTATGCCAAGCTATTATTCAAAAGCCCAAAAACACTATCGAACCTTTTTTCTATTTACAACCAACAATCACCTCAGCAAATAATATTGACTCGCCTAGCTCTTGAAGCAAAGAGACTAATCAATTTTACAGATAAGCAAAATCAAGAAATTGCATATGACCTTGGTTTTAATGACCCAGCTCATTTTAGTCGGTTTTTTAAAAAAATGACAGGTGTTTCCCCCTCTCAATATAGAGAAACAGCCCCAATTTCCTAG
- a CDS encoding PAS domain-containing protein — protein sequence MKAYDAAADKFYSKISISPVPLASWDIHSFNFHELCENGKDAIFIQNIAESNRWSYRKIDSLSLQRGEVVVITNSKLTIVHATSNMVSMSGYKAEEIIGKTPKLFQGKETSQETLAKIKTAIESKSPFEAVILNYKKDGSTYNCQIKAEPIFNNRGQLVNYIAFEREVA from the coding sequence ATGAAGGCGTACGATGCAGCAGCGGATAAGTTTTATAGTAAAATAAGTATTAGTCCTGTGCCTCTGGCTTCATGGGATATTCATAGTTTTAACTTTCATGAGCTATGTGAAAACGGAAAAGATGCAATTTTTATACAGAATATAGCTGAAAGTAACAGATGGTCTTATCGTAAAATAGATAGTTTGTCTTTACAAAGAGGAGAAGTGGTTGTTATTACAAATAGTAAACTAACCATTGTACATGCTACCAGTAATATGGTCTCAATGTCAGGATATAAGGCAGAAGAAATTATAGGAAAGACCCCTAAATTATTTCAAGGCAAAGAAACAAGCCAAGAAACTTTGGCTAAAATAAAAACGGCCATCGAAAGTAAATCACCTTTCGAGGCCGTTATTTTAAACTATAAAAAAGACGGAAGCACCTATAATTGCCAAATAAAGGCAGAGCCTATATTCAATAACCGTGGGCAGCTCGTAAACTATATTGCATTTGAAAGAGAAGTAGCCTAA